The Noviherbaspirillum saxi genome includes a window with the following:
- a CDS encoding type II toxin-antitoxin system Phd/YefM family antitoxin, producing the protein MTNVIYANATVSITDLRRNPGAVIEEAGDAPVAILNHNRATAYLVPAGVFEALMETIEDMDLAEIVRSRRGGKTQKVSLDEL; encoded by the coding sequence ATGACCAACGTGATTTATGCCAATGCCACTGTGAGCATTACTGATCTTCGGCGTAACCCTGGTGCGGTGATCGAAGAGGCTGGTGATGCGCCTGTGGCTATACTCAACCACAACCGTGCGACGGCATACCTTGTTCCAGCCGGTGTGTTCGAGGCATTGATGGAAACGATCGAAGATATGGATCTGGCGGAAATCGTAAGAAGCCGACGCGGCGGTAAAACGCAGAAAGTTTCCCTTGATGAGCTATGA
- a CDS encoding type II toxin-antitoxin system RelE family toxin codes for MSYELEFHEDALKEWKKLDPSIKEQFKKQLVKRLENPHVPSAQLRGKDMQNTYKIKLRDVGYRLVYEVNDHTITVLVLAVAKRDKNRAYDLAERRKAEQAESQAAVPDHLRVVK; via the coding sequence ATGAGCTATGAACTTGAGTTTCACGAAGACGCACTGAAGGAATGGAAAAAGCTCGATCCCTCGATCAAAGAGCAATTCAAGAAACAACTGGTCAAGCGGTTGGAAAACCCGCATGTCCCCTCTGCCCAGTTGCGCGGCAAGGACATGCAAAACACCTACAAGATCAAGTTGCGCGACGTTGGCTATCGCCTGGTGTATGAGGTCAACGATCACACAATCACGGTGCTTGTATTGGCAGTGGCAAAGCGGGATAAGAATCGAGCCTATGATCTGGCTGAGCGTCGGAAAGCAGAGCAGGCCGAGTCCCAAGCAGCAGTGCCTGACCACCTGCGAGTGGTCAAATGA
- a CDS encoding type II toxin-antitoxin system HigB family toxin, protein MSHTVFDVSGNNFRVIAVIHYNRQKLYIREVFTHAEYDRWNKANRSKKS, encoded by the coding sequence ATATCGCATACTGTATTTGATGTGAGCGGCAACAATTTTCGGGTGATCGCCGTGATTCACTATAACCGGCAAAAGCTTTACATCCGGGAAGTGTTCACGCATGCCGAATATGATCGATGGAATAAAGCCAACAGGAGCAAGAAGTCATGA
- a CDS encoding helix-turn-helix domain-containing protein: protein MNTATIDPAVIAPAWNAFQDSLPVKIGTIHNDAQYEQMVGLMNGLLDVVGDDENHELADFLDLVGQLVEDYENTRHAIPEAAPHEVLRFLMEQHGLKQTDMAEEVGGQSVVSEILSGKREINARQAKALAARFGVSVAAFL from the coding sequence ATGAACACAGCCACTATTGACCCCGCTGTCATTGCGCCTGCATGGAACGCATTTCAAGATTCGCTGCCGGTGAAAATCGGCACGATTCACAACGACGCTCAGTATGAGCAGATGGTCGGTTTGATGAACGGCCTGCTTGATGTGGTGGGCGACGATGAAAACCATGAGCTGGCCGACTTTCTCGACCTCGTCGGTCAACTGGTCGAAGACTACGAAAACACGCGGCACGCCATTCCCGAAGCCGCTCCGCATGAAGTGTTACGCTTTCTCATGGAGCAGCATGGTTTGAAGCAGACTGATATGGCGGAAGAGGTCGGCGGCCAGTCCGTTGTCAGCGAGATCCTTAGCGGAAAGCGTGAAATCAATGCGCGGCAAGCAAAGGCACTTGCCGCACGCTTCGGTGTTTCTGTTGCTGCGTTTTTGTAA